Part of the Cyprinus carpio isolate SPL01 chromosome A12, ASM1834038v1, whole genome shotgun sequence genome, CAGTACaaacatcaaatgtgcattaagttGCTAGTTCCAAATGgtcaataataaatgtacatttatgatacagcatgttattagcttgtgtatatataattgttgttcagttaggtacactgtaagaacaaaatatgtggaaaaactaAACTGTAACCTGAAAACACAAAGTGCATTGTGgaatttaaagaatattaaaattaaaaaataaatacgtatTGTTCCTTCATATAGATtgttgattgtgttttatttttgtggtgttttgtgtatttaacaGTAAATTGTTTCCagtacactgcttaaaactataattgttcagaatgtgcagttttactagttataagaaaatacatgtttatctgttcaataattcaatgttgtaaaacgctgttttgtgtaatggttatgcaatgacgtcatcacgcaacgacatcacaatgtcatttagcaacttttagcaacaaatcgatCTTCCTATAGCAACttcccctgaaaattagttggcaacactgtctCAGACCAGTCCATCCCAACACCTAAGATGAAGCTAAAAGGCGACCCGCTCCCTACGTGTTTTGCATGTCTCACTTATTTAACACACCGGATTCAGATCATGAGCTCGTTAGAAAAGAGCTCCATGAATGAACTGTGCTCTGGTCCCTATACAGTGTCCCTACATGGAACATTCATTCACTACTTCCTGTCACTGTAAGTCAGTATTTTCTCTATTGTTGGGCCTCTTCCAGCTCTAGTTgcagtttatattgtttttttaaatcctgaaGGACTTACAGAAATGTTAGTACACTGTTGACAGTGAAAGAGTGAAAAATACTGCAGTACTCCAGAGTGTACAACTTAGTTTGCACATGGTtgtgtattattaattttcagtaatttcaCTCACTCACTATTAAAAGACTAATGTAAACTAATGTAAACTAATGTAGGTGAAAAAGTTACCTGATACAGGGCTacaatatgtgtgtttgtgtgtgtgtgtgtgtgtgtgtgtgtgtgtgtgtgtgtgtgtgtgtgtgtgtgtgtgtgtgtgtgtgtgtgtgtgtgaaccaggACTCTCTCTCTTActaaaaaatgtacatatttcaaGCTTGTTGCATTTTGTATGTGTTTAAAACAACAACTCCCTGTATATGCCTCCTTTGCGCTACAATTGGATATGATCCGTTATGATTGGATGTAATTGGTTCCTGTATAAATCCCTTTTTGTGCGAGCTCTCGGTCTGAATTAAGAAAATGATGGCATGTGATTGATTCATGCAATAAATCCCACCTCCTGTTTTCGTGCGAACTTTCAGCTGAATGaagaaataaaacttgaaatggtcTGAAAAGTCCaatggctgttggactttctgactgcagacctcaggcagtacgggccggcagcaccatcacactgaacactggggccccccaaggatgtgtgctgagccccctcctcttcacccTGCTaacacacgactgcacaccgtcacacaactccaacctctttattaagtttgcggatgacacgactgtgctgggtctcattagcaacagagatgagacaaactacaggagcgaggtgagccgcctggccgggtggtgcagtgacaacaatctctctctgaacatggagaagatgaaggagattgttgttgacttcaggagagcgcacactcagcatgttcctctgaccatcaatggtgcgtctgtggagagagtgagcagcagttcctgggtgtgcacatcacagaggacctctcctggaacgacaacaccacagcactggccaagaaagcacatgagcgtctctacttcctccgcaaactgagaagagctagagccccagcccccatcatgtgcaccttctacagaggcaccatcgagagcatcctgacgagtTGCATTACTGTGTGGTCCTGcaggaagactcttcaacgcatagtgagagcagctgagaagatcattggtgtctctctcccctccctccaggacatttattgaacccgtctcacccgtaaagccctctgcattgcaggtgatcccacccacccgtcacacagcttcttcagggCCCTCTGCTCGCTCCTGAACttgccccccccccttccctcttctgccccaggcaccactgaactatgacccAACCCccccccaggtccttccactcccccccctccaataacatacaataacatgcaccagtcactttgtgcagcattggtctgctcactacctcattcagcatagaactgatgtcattctactacctctactactttaatcagactgaataagtttttttttttttttttttttttttttttttgcactatactctttttatctgcactgtttgttcacctcactggtttgcactctatctgccatgtgccgtgcactgctttatttaactttatttttatttttttacatgcccttatttgtatagtgtattttagattttagattttagattttagattttatctgtatctatctgtatgtatcagacttgacttgacttgaaaacaTGATGACTTGAAAACGTGATGACGTGATGACATGTTTTTAGTGAGCATTGTTGTGATGAAATGAAAGATATATCTTTGTGTCTGTggcagtgtttacagagcttttatGACGATGagctgaacatcagttcacaaataaaaaaatattggtaacattttacaataaggtgtcatttaatgagttaactaacatgaacaaattatgaacatttattacagtatttattaatctttgtttacattagttaatacaaatacagttttcattgttagttcacagtgcaatgttaaaactaatgttaacaaacataaCTTTTGgatttaataaagcatttaacaatgcattaactaagattaataaatgctgtagaagtaggctattgtttattcttagttcatgttaactaaagtagttaactaatgttaactaatgaaatcTTGTTGTAAACTGTTTCCAgaatattgttcaaattgttactgccttaagttattattttggaataaatataaaaatgcataaaaacactatgaaatgtataattagtattaaaatataaaaaatacaaaataatatgaataaaaaacaaaatagaactatatttgttttctttttaatgtgatatttatttaccctggaaaatgtgacaacattaactgtaacagggacacacacacacacacacacatatatatatatacatatatatatatatatatatatatatatatatatatatttatcttctaCATAAGAACATAACTTTGTGTTATTATTATCTTACTTTATTTATCTTTTTGGGGGGCTTGCAAGGATGTAAATGGAGCAAGCCCAAATTAAATGATGAGCCAACGGTACATGACAAGACATGGGCTGGCTGTGACAGGGAACATGGCCACTATATGACAGTTTTCTTCATATTTATGCCctaaaaaccaaagaaaaaatcAGGTTTATTATTTAGCCGTATTTTGACTTGGAAACATCCTGGAGTGTCTTCCTACTGTTAAAACTAATCATTAACATGTATGAGGATTCAGTATATAACCAACAAAAGGCTTTCAGAATcttcataatttatattaatctcttaaaatatttttacttcagtACCTTAAACCATTTATGGTGCAGAATCTTGCCCAAATCGAGTCTCTTTTTTGGATCACGCTGCAGGCAAGAGCAGATCAGTTGGCAGCACTCTGTACAGAAAGACAGGAGCGACAACTGATTATTACCTGTAACTTCATACCttcattatttaacttttattttactataaactTTACAACATGACCAGGGgtcaaaaatctgaaaaacaatcCTGCATTATTTACACTTTTCTGATGCCTGTCTTGTTTCTTTATTCTCTTTTGTATGATTTAGAACTACAATCTGCTTCCTTTGTTGTCATGAAAATCTCACCTTGTGACAAGCCAGCTATGAACCAACGATTCAGATCGATCATAATCTTGTCGTGACTGTCTGGAAATGTCCCACATATAAGTGAGAACAAGAGCACTCCCAATGAATATACTGTCGCTGGTTCCCCGTGGTACTTGCCCTGTGATAGAAATTCAGGTGGACAGTACATTCGTGTGCCTGTAAGAAAGAGATTTTGTTATGTGCATTGCATTACCACGGCATTTTGTCTATGTGTCCGTTAGCTTGATACTTGAGTGATTCCTGTTCTATGGCTTCAATACATACCCATGAATGTAGTATAGGCCATGGTTTGAAGGAGGTCGCCGCACCCAAAGTCAATTAGTTTGACTTCCAGGGTGTCCTTGTTGATCAACAGGTTTTCCTGTTTGATGTCCCGGTGCAGCACTCCACGTTGGCAGCTCATATAAGCGGCTTGAGTTGCCTGCCGCATGATAACTCGAGCCAATACCTCGTCGATTCTGCCTCCGTGGCGCTGCACAAAATCAAGCAAGTCCTCACAGGGAACGGGCCGCTCCAGAACCATGATGTAGTATTCACCCACATCCTTCCAGTCCAGCAGCTGGATTATGTGGGGAACTCTGGGGCCTTCATTTGCAAGGATTAAAAGAGCGACTTCCAATGGAAGAGGTTCAGTCTAAAGGaagaacagtttttttaattgttagatAGAGGTGGATTCCCAAATACTGAATACAGTGACTCGGGGAAAAATACAGTCTACTTACAAAGTTGATATATTTTGTATCCTCTGATTTCTTGACGAACTTCACTGCCACCTgatcaacaaaagaaagaagaatttGTGTGAGAAATATTTTCAGTTAACCTTTAGAGGCCATATCATTGCAATCATTAATACAGACATGTAAAGTttgttaatataatttcaaaacaaGTACAGCATATTTAGTCCATCTGACAGTTTAAAATGGTGAATTGCTCTAAACGCTGGACATAAAATATACTAGGACTTGTAATAAATGCAAAGggatgaaaataagaaatgactagctaagtaaaaaataaaaaatgataccTCAAGGCCATCCATCACACGCCTCCCTTCGTAGACGGCTCCAAATCCTCCTTGCCCCAGCATATTGCCGACTTCATAGTAGGAAAAGATatctaaaaaaagataaataagagTATTTGACATTAAAAATTAAGCAGTGACATGTCCTacatagtttatatttatttaacataaaactatattaaacattttttttcatctgatatCATTTACACATTCAGTTTTATGAGCTCAAAATAATTGAAACTCAATTTGGATATTTTTGGGATATTTTGTTAGAAGTACAATAAACTtactaaaatatgatttttacattACAACTTCATTTTCATCCACTCCCCATTAAGTGCATATAAAATCagtattaaatataaactttaaagTGCAAATTAATGACTGCTTCATACCTGAGCAAGGATCAAACAAGGAATTGGTGTTGCCTGAAGTTTGTAGAGCGTCCACGCTCCAGGCAGACTTGGCGCGGACTGGGGCATCAACACTACAGTCGGACTCGGTGCGGactggagcttggagggcatTAACACTCCAGTCGGACTCGGTGCGGACTGGAGCTTGAAgggcatcaacactccagtcAGACTCAACACGGACAggagcttggagggcatcaacACTACAGTCAGACTCGGCACGGTctggagcttggagggcatcaacactccagtcAGACTCAACACGGACAggagcttggagggcatcaacACTACAGTCAGACTCAACACGGACAGGAGCTTGAAgggcatcaacactccagtcAGACTCAACACGGACAggagcttggagggcatcaacACTACAGTCAGACTCAACACGGACAggagcttggagggcatcaacactccagtcAGACTCGGTGCGGactggagcttggagggcatcaacactccagtcGGACTCGGTGCGGACTGGAGCTTGAAgggcatcaacactccagtcAGACTCAACACGGACAggagcttggagggcatcaacACTACAGTCAGACTCGGCACGGTctggagcttggagggcatcaacactccagtcAGACTCAACACGGACAggagcttggagggcatcaacactccagtcAGACTCAACACGGACAGGAGCTTGGAGGACATCAACATTCCAGTCGGACTCGGCGCGGactggagcttggagggcatcaacGCTCCAGTCGGACTCGGCACAGactggagcttggagggcatcaaAACTCCAGTCGGGCTCGGTGCAGactggagcttggagggcatcaacactccagtcGGACTCGGCGCAGactggagcttggagggcatcaacactccagtcAGACTCGACATGGAAAGGAGTTTGGAgggcatcaacactccagtcGGACTCGGTGCAGACTGGGGCTTGGAGGGCATCAACACTCCAATCAGACTCAACACGGACAggagcttggagggcatcaacACTCCAGTTGGACTCGGTGCTGactggagcttggagggcatcaacGCTCCAGTCGGACTCGGCGCGGactggagcttggagggcatcaacGCTCCAGTCGGACTCGGCGCGGactggagcttggagggcatcaaTGCTCCAGTCGGACTCGGCGCTGTctggagcttggagggcatcaacactccagtcGGACTCGGCGCAGactggagcttggagggcatcaacactccagtcAGACTCAACACGGACAggagcttggagggcatcaacactccagtcAGACTCGGTGCGGactggagcttggagggcatTAACACTCCAGTCAGACTCGGCGCGGactggagcttggagggcatcaacactccagtcGGACTCGGCGCGGTctggagcttggagggcatcaacACTACAGTCAGACTCGGTGCGGactggagcttggagggcatcaacACTACAGTCAGACTCGGTGCGGactggagcttggagggcatcaacactccagtcAGACTCGGCGTGGTctggagcttggagggcatcaacactccagtcAGACTCGGCGCGGTctggagcttggagggcatcaacACTACAGTCAGACTCGGTGCGGACAggagcttggagggcatcaacACTACAGTCAGACTCGGTGCGGactggagcttggagggcatcaacactccagtcAGACTCGGCGCGGTctggagcttggagggcatcaacACTACAGTCAGACTCAACACGGACAGGAGCTTGGAGGGCATGAACACTACAGTCAGACTCGGTGCGGactggagcttggagggcatcaacactccagtcGGACTCGGCACGGTCTGGAGCTTGGAAGGCATCAACACTCCAGTCAGACTCGGCGCGGTctggagcttggagggcatcaacactccagtcAGACTCGGCGCGGTctggagcttggagggcatcaacACTACAGTCAGACTCGGTGCGGACAggagcttggagggcatcaacACTACAGTCAGACTCGGTGCGGactggagcttggagggcatcaacactccagtcAGACTCGGCGCGGTctggagcttggagggcatcaacactccagtcAGACTCAACACGGACAggagcttggagggcatcaacACTACAGTCAGACTCGGTGCGGactggagcttggagggcatcaacactccagtcAGACTCCGGCGCGGTctggagcttggagggcatcaacACTACAGTCAGACTCAACACGGACAGGAGCTTGGAGGGCATGAACACTACAGTCGGACTCGGCGCGGactggagcttggagggcatcaacactccagtcAGACTCCACATGGAAAGGAGTTTGGAgggcatcaacactccagtcGGACTCGGCGCAGactggagcttggagggcatcaacACTACAGTCAGACTCAATACGGACAggagcttggagggcatcaacACTACAGTCAGACTCGGTGCGGactggagcttggagggcatcaacactccagtcGGACTCGGCGCGGactggagcttggagggcatcaacactccagtcAGACTCGACATGGAAAGGAGTTTGGAgggcatcaacactccagtcGGACTCTGCGCAGACTAgagcttggagggcatcaacactccagtcGGACTCGGCGCAGactggagcttggagggcatcaacactccagtcAGACTCGACATGGAAAGGAGTTTGGAgggcatcaacactccagtcGGACTCGGCGCAGactggagcttggagggcatcaacACTCCAATCAGACTCAACACGGACAGGAGTTCGGAGGGCATCAACACTCCAGTTGGACTCGGCGCGGactggagcttggagggcatcaacactccagtcGGACTCTGCGCGGactggagcttggagggcatcaaAACTCCAGTCGGACTCGGTTTGGACTGCAGCTTGGAAGGCATCAACACTCCAGTCGGACTCGGTTTGGACTGCAGCTTGGAAGGCATCAACACTCAAGTCAGACTCGGTCTGGACTGCAGCTTGGAAGGCATCAACACTCCAGTCAGACTCAGTGCAGACTGGAGCTTGGTGGGCATCAACACTCCAGTTGGACTCGGCACGGACTGGAGCTTGGAGGACTTTTTTACTAGGTCTTATACAAACAAATAGTACCTTCCAAAAagactttttctttttacatttctcCTTCTTTCTTCCTACTTTTCCCCCATTGACATCAAAAGCACATTGTTGCACTGGAGCTTTTAGGGCATCACCATTCAAATCCAACTCAGTGCGGGCTGTAGCTTGGCCTTGGACATTGGTAATCTGGTCTAAAGAggaatgacaacaacaacaattaataataatataagttattttcatattattagtgCCTACTTATATCCTACTACAGCTATACTAGCTATAAATTATGAGTTATTCATTTATGTTGTTTGGCACAGCTTTACACTGCAAGCATTTCACTCTCATGCGCAAGTGAAAAATTACTTTTAGCACAAAAGTGCAAGTGGCATATTACCAATACATTTATGTGCCTcactaattatatattaacacTTTATAACAACTTTCTTACAACATTAACACATTCACATTATatcatcatttaaacatttatagacTACTgatctgttaaagttttttaatgaaaattgttaTAGTGCTTCCTGATGATATTTGTCAAGGTTGAAATTGACTCACTAACTGAAAATGACTCTGGAAATGTGACTGTATCTATTGCCATGTATCATGTGCTCAGTTTTTCAGTGCCTTTGATTTTGTATTATGTAATATGTCCCTAAATTTTTGACCGTGCCCTATTTCCTGGACAATGAAAACTTcagcaaataaatgcatttcccATAACATGGTCATGTAACATACTTTCAGTGTTTCTCCTGGAATGTACCACAGCTGCATCATAGCCCTCATCATTTTTCTCGCCCTCAGCTGAGCTAGTCTTCTGGTTGTATTTTTCACTAGCTCTGCTGTTACCAAATAGTGCCTTCCAAACCCtctttatctttttaaatttctTCTTCATTCTTCCTCCTCTCTTCTCGTTCACTTCAGAAACCGGTTGCTGTTCAAGTGGTAGAAGTGGATGGGTTCCCACTGCATCACTGACAAATTGTGGTGGTGTACATTGTTGTGAATCGTACACTTGTCCACAGTTCTCagcttttttgcagtgtgattttAGCTGTATCTTTTAACTGCTATTCTATAAACTGCAGATAAGCAAAGTTGCAGATGAGCAAAAAACAACAAGTTGCAAATAGTAATGCGTTGAACACGATCAAAGTTGCAAATAAACAAGCAATAATAAGAAAGAAGAGCTTGGGGCTCTAATACCATTACTGTCACTGTGACGTCATTTTTGGAACTCTGGCGCTAGGATTCCAATTTTCATGTTTAGCGACACTCGTTTTTTACGAAGCGCTCATTGGCCAGTATCGCTATGTGGGCGGAGCCTCAACTTAAGTGCAGAACACTAGACCTACTGACAGTAAATTTACGTGGACCTCTTGGGGTCTTGTAGGGACATCATCATTCCACCCTAAATTATGATGAATTAAAGCATTGCCATTCATCTGTGCAAGTAAGAATGGTGCTGTTAATCTTTCGCGCAGCAATTAGCGACTATAATGTAAACATAAGTAGGCTAATTGGAGCATGAATAAAAATGCACGTTTGGTGGCAATCATGTGATGTAAAATTATCAGTTTATGTTGCATTGTAAGTAATGTCTGTGGTGTAAATACTATAACTCTAACATCATTTAGGCTATGGTGTGGATTAAattatctaaaatatggtcatgcaaaataaggcattaatatgtgcattaTAAGTGGCGTTAAAAGGCgtgtatattaataaatgtgactATAATACTGTAACAACGTGAAATTTTAAGTAGCTAAAGAGCGTGAAAAaacgcaaataaataaatacttaagcCACTCTCAAAAGCTATTAATGTTTTTGCACAAAATACgaaaatgatatttatttgaacatgaaacaaataacatttaacacTTAAAAAAGACAATTCTAAACACAGCACAGCAAATGCTTTCAAATGATAAAaccataaatacaaaatatatctgGACACTTTTTGGTTGTCAAACATTAGTGGAACATGTTCAGAGTTGAAGTAATGAACTACACTGACTGGCAgttgtttaaaagtgacaaaaaaaaaatgttggtataATTAGACTGACAAATacctaaacaaaataataaaaaaattctgcaatAGGCCTAAATTGTGTTTAACAACCGGGATATACAACTACATACAGccacatctgaaaaacaaacaagcgtttACTTTGTCAAACAAAGTTAAATGTATACACTTGTAATATAGCTTATATTTTCTCACGTTGTGATACACGGAAATCTTGCCAAGTTGCCTTGTCTCTTGTCAGAGCAATGTATTTAGCGCAATAGTGGACTCGTCTAAAACTACATATCCCACAATTCCGCTGTTTCAAACCGGAAGTCGTTTCACTTCCTGGATACTTTAAACtgtcaaacaaaacaacagtgaaGATAAAAGGCTGAACAACATCTGCTGTCACAACCCTGGATAAAGTCATGAATTTTAACTGCAGAAAGAAAGGTAAGTTGTCATTAGTTGTCTCTTCGTTTAATAATAACCGAGTTTTGCACGCAAGTTAAAGTATTAAATACAAGTCGTAGTCTATTCTAGACTCGATTGAAGGCGAACAGCGTTTATCtgctttaagttttatttatttttttaacttctgACCAAAAAGGAAATGCACTGTTACAATTTATTTCCACTTTTGTTTCACAATCATGTATTTTGGGAGTAGTAGTAAATATTCCACTACTCTGCagtacttttgttattttttatttaattttttttgtttttagccatattcatgtcatgcatttaaaaactCAATGTGAAAGAAACAGCGAAATGTGGATTTCTGATGAATCCTAACAAGGCAGAGCCcgttttaaatgcaaatgtgagCAGATTGTAATTCCACTCATTCTTTCTGTACACTTGGCATTTCAAACCACGTTGTCTTCCTGTCTGTTGAATGTTTTCTGTCCTGTGCAGCCCAGTGAGAGGTGACGGAGCTGCAGGCGGTCATGGAGGACTTCAGGAGGTCGTACCTGAGGCTGTGTAAGGAGGGAGGAATAGATGCTCAGGAATCAGTGCTGGCTCAGCTGCACGACGCGAGAACAGTGACGGGCAGCTGTAGACTGGACCTGAGGGGACAGAGCATCACTGTGGACACCTGCAGCGTGCTGGGAAGAGTCCTGCAGAGCGACGCCGTCTTCACAGAGGTCCTCCTCAGCGACTGCATGCTCAGTGAGGAAGGTGGGCGaggaaacaagaaacaaaaatgcactgcattaACAAAAATGTCAGTCTGTAGGACCATTTTTGCATTgcaacattattttcaaaaattactGTTATACAAgacctacaaaaaataaataagttaaactaCAGGGCAGTACAACAAATATAAACGCTATTAATCAATCACTTTCAatattttgcatt contains:
- the LOC109056507 gene encoding uncharacterized protein LOC109056507, which translates into the protein MPSKLLSVLSLTVVLMPSKLQTAPESDWSVDALQAPVRTESDCSVDALQAPVRVESDWSVDALQAPDRAESDWSVDALQAPVRTESDCSVDALQAPVRTESDCSVDALQAPDRAESDWSVDALQAPDRAESDWSVDAFQAPDRAESDWSVDALQAPVRTESDCSVHALQAPVRVESDCSVDALQAPDRAESDWSVDALQAPVRTESDCSVDALQAPVRTESDCSVDALQAPDRAESDWSVDALQAPDHAESDWSVDALQAPVRTESDCSVDALQAPVRTESDCSVDALQAPDRAESDWSVDALQAPVRAESDWSVNALQAPVRTESDWSVDALQAPVRVESDWSVDALQAPVCAESDWSVDALQAPDSAESDWSIDALQAPVRAESDWSVDALQAPVRAESDWSVDALQAPVSTESNWSVDALQAPVRVESDWSVDALQAPVCTESDWSVDALQTPFHVESDWSVDALQAPVCAESDWSVDALQAPVCTEPDWSFDALQAPVCAESDWSVDALQAPVRAESDWNVDVLQAPVRVESDWSVDALQAPVRVESDWSVDALQAPDRAESDCSVDALQAPVRVESDWSVDALQAPVRTESDWSVDALQAPVRTESDWSVDALQAPVRVESDCSVDALQAPVRVESDWSVDALQAPVRVESDCSVDALQAPVRVESDWSVDALQAPDRAESDCSVDALQAPVRVESDWSVDALQAPVRTESDWSVNALQAPVRTESDCSVDAPVRAKSAWSVDALQTSGNTNSLFDPCSDIFSYYEVGNMLGQGGFGAVYEGRRVMDGLEVAVKFVKKSEDTKYINFTEPLPLEVALLILANEGPRVPHIIQLLDWKDVGEYYIMVLERPVPCEDLLDFVQRHGGRIDEVLARVIMRQATQAAYMSCQRGVLHRDIKQENLLINKDTLEVKLIDFGCGDLLQTMAYTTFMGTRMYCPPEFLSQGKYHGEPATVYSLGVLLFSLICGTFPDSHDKIMIDLNRWFIAGLSQECCQLICSCLQRDPKKRLDLGKILHHKWFKGINMKKTVI